In Helicobacter sp. 11S03491-1, the genomic stretch AAAAAAGCTATGAGAATGTGTATTTGTTGTCGGAAACGTTTGATACAAAATGAGCTTTTAAGATTCAAGATAGAGCATGTAAAGATAAAGTTATTTGATGGGAATGGCAGGAGTTTTTATATATGCAAGGAGTGTATGAGTAGTGATAAGATTATAGGAAGTTTAGCAAAACTCAAAAATGCCCCAAAAGACAAAAATATTATCAAAGAGCATATCGAGGAGATAAGAAGTATATGGCAAAAATTAGATTGACAGAAATTGCAACCGAGGCGGGTAAAAATTCAAAAGAAGTATTGGAAAAAGCTAAAGAAATGGGCTTGGATGTTAAGACTGTTTCAAGCGGATTGAGTGAAGAAGAAGCCGGCAATTTATATGAATATATTACAACAGGGATTAATAATTATGTTCCAAAAACAGTTAAAGCTAAGCCTGTTAAAGAATCCAAAAATGTAGAAGAAAAAGAATTTAAAACTCTCAAAAAAGAAACTAAAACTTTTAAAAAAACTCCTGGAAAAAATACTGATAATTTAGATGAAAAACCTTTAGAGGAAATAATAAAAGAGCCTATCACTCAAGTATCTCAAGAATCACAAACAATAACTCAAGAAACCCATTGTGATATTCAAACAGGGGTTGCCAGGAGAATGGGTATTCGTATTGTCAAAAAAGGCATAGATGAAGAGATCGCCCCAAAGGTAGAAACAAAAAAATATCAATATGCCCCTTCAGCACAAGAAATGCTTGAAGAACTTCAAAATGACTCAGATAAAGGGATAAAGAAGATAAAAAAATCCAACAAATCTAAACCTCAACTTTCTCATAAACATAAGGAACAAAAAATTGATTTGCTTAGTCAAAGAGAGTTGAGTAGTGTTGATGAGTATGATGATGAACAAAATGAGATTATGCTTTTTGACTTGCATGAACAAGATATTCCGGATGAAGAAGAAGAAAATCAAGTTAAACAAGCCATTACCGATCGTATCAAAGTACATAAAAAAAATCCTTGGATGAGTGAGGGAAGTATTAAAAGAAGCACCAAAAAAAGAAAAATTCCCAAACAAGATACAACACTCAAGGTTGCACAAAGTGTGATTAGCATTCCTGAGGAAGTTAGGGTATATGAATTTGCTGATATTGCAGGTAGAAGTTTGGCTGAAGTTGTCAAAGTATTATTCAATCTGGGGATGATGGTAACTAAAAATGACTTCTTAGATAGAGATGCCATTGAAATTCTTGCAGATGAATTTAAGATAGAAATTTCTATTCAAAACACTATAGAGGATTTTGAATATATTCAAGAAGAAGTTGATGATAAGCTAGAAGAGCGTCCTCCTGTGGTAACAATTATGGGGCATGTTGATCATGGAAAAACTTCTTTATTGGATAAAATACGCAATACCAGGGTAGCAGGTGGTGAAGCAGGAGGCATCACTCAGCATATTGGGGCTTATATGGTCCAAAAAAATGGCAAAATGATTTCTTTTATTGATACTCCCGGTCATGAAGCGTTTACACAGATGAGAAGCCGAGGGGCGCAAGTTACAGATATTGCTATCATCGTAATTGCTGCTGATGATGGAGTAAAGCAACAAACCATTGAGGCACTCAATCATGCTAAGGCAGCCGGAGTGCAGATTATTATAGCGATGAATAAAATGGACAAAGAAAATGCAAATCCGGATAAATTAAAAGCTGAGTGTGCAGAACTTGGTTTCAGCCCTAATGATTGGGGTGGAGAATATGAATTTATCCCTATTTCAGCTAGAAGTGGAGAGGGAATTGAGAAGCTTTTAGAAACGATTTTAATACAGGCTGAAGTTTTAGAACTTAAGGCAAATCCGCATGCAAGCGCGAAAGCAGTAGTGCTTGAAGGCAGTATTGAAAAGGGCAGAGGACCTGTGGCTACTATCATTGTTCAAAATGGGACTTTGAGAGTTGGAGATTCTATTGTGGCAG encodes the following:
- a CDS encoding DUF448 domain-containing protein translates to MDKTPQFKRFSSKKAMRMCICCRKRLIQNELLRFKIEHVKIKLFDGNGRSFYICKECMSSDKIIGSLAKLKNAPKDKNIIKEHIEEIRSIWQKLD
- the infB gene encoding translation initiation factor IF-2, with product MAKIRLTEIATEAGKNSKEVLEKAKEMGLDVKTVSSGLSEEEAGNLYEYITTGINNYVPKTVKAKPVKESKNVEEKEFKTLKKETKTFKKTPGKNTDNLDEKPLEEIIKEPITQVSQESQTITQETHCDIQTGVARRMGIRIVKKGIDEEIAPKVETKKYQYAPSAQEMLEELQNDSDKGIKKIKKSNKSKPQLSHKHKEQKIDLLSQRELSSVDEYDDEQNEIMLFDLHEQDIPDEEEENQVKQAITDRIKVHKKNPWMSEGSIKRSTKKRKIPKQDTTLKVAQSVISIPEEVRVYEFADIAGRSLAEVVKVLFNLGMMVTKNDFLDRDAIEILADEFKIEISIQNTIEDFEYIQEEVDDKLEERPPVVTIMGHVDHGKTSLLDKIRNTRVAGGEAGGITQHIGAYMVQKNGKMISFIDTPGHEAFTQMRSRGAQVTDIAIIVIAADDGVKQQTIEALNHAKAAGVQIIIAMNKMDKENANPDKLKAECAELGFSPNDWGGEYEFIPISARSGEGIEKLLETILIQAEVLELKANPHASAKAVVLEGSIEKGRGPVATIIVQNGTLRVGDSIVAGTAFGRVRALIDDYGRNISELLPSGVAVVTGLSEVPEAGSILVCVENDSMAKEHAQKRAAYLRQKELSKSTKVSFDELSEMVAKGQLKSIPIIIKADTQGSLEAIKVSLAKLNNDEVEINIIGFGVGGITESDISLAAASNNSLILGFNVRPTGTVKTKAKELKVEIKTYSIIYALIDDMKALISGLMSPLIEEENTGQAEVRDTFVISKVGTIAGCMVTDGVIARGIHVRLIRNGVVIHTGSIASLKRFKDDAKEVSKGYECGIMLENYNDIQVGDVFETYKEVQKNQIIA